Proteins from one Gimesia maris genomic window:
- a CDS encoding sigma-54-dependent transcriptional regulator produces the protein MNENSDHPRILVIDDEQSMCELIEIDLRLRGLQVDWFTDATQAISAIDHNNYDVVLTDIRMPGTTGLQLCQQLTEFRPDIPVVLMTAFGSLETAVSAMRAGAYDFITKPIEMDLLAITVRRAIDHHRLTEQVRLLKESGQAVRSFGDMIGSSPAMQKLYDQLERVAVSDAGVLITGESGTGKELVSRSIHAHSRRAEKPFVAINCAALSESLLESELFGHVKGAFTDARSERRGLFLEADGGTLLLDEMGEMPMSMQVKLLRTLEERVLRPVGSDKELPFDVRVICATNRDLESAVSDGKFREDLFYRINVIGLHLPPLRSRGTDVLRLAEHFLKQFSTAENKHVTDLAEGVAEKLLQYHWPGNIRELRNVMERAVALTRHDKITVADLPEKITNYQSNQILIDGLDPEELVSLEELERRYITHVLEATGGNQSQAARILGLDRKTIYRKLKQNESE, from the coding sequence ATGAACGAAAACTCTGATCATCCGCGAATTCTGGTGATTGATGATGAGCAGTCAATGTGTGAACTTATCGAAATCGATTTGCGATTGCGGGGTCTGCAGGTCGACTGGTTCACAGATGCCACACAGGCTATTTCTGCGATCGACCATAATAACTATGATGTTGTATTAACCGATATCCGCATGCCGGGAACGACGGGCTTACAACTTTGTCAACAACTCACCGAATTTCGCCCTGACATACCAGTCGTCCTGATGACAGCCTTTGGAAGTCTGGAAACCGCAGTCTCTGCAATGCGGGCAGGAGCTTATGATTTTATCACCAAGCCAATTGAGATGGATCTGCTGGCAATCACGGTTCGTCGGGCGATTGATCACCATCGGCTCACCGAACAGGTACGGCTGTTAAAAGAATCCGGTCAAGCCGTCCGATCTTTCGGTGACATGATCGGCAGCAGCCCTGCTATGCAGAAATTATACGATCAACTCGAACGGGTTGCCGTTTCCGATGCTGGCGTGTTGATCACCGGCGAAAGTGGTACGGGCAAGGAACTGGTCTCGCGTTCCATACATGCACATTCGCGGCGCGCGGAAAAACCTTTTGTAGCGATCAACTGCGCTGCGCTCTCCGAATCCCTGTTAGAAAGTGAATTGTTCGGACACGTCAAAGGAGCATTCACGGATGCCCGAAGTGAACGCCGCGGTTTATTTCTCGAGGCAGACGGCGGTACGCTGTTGCTCGACGAAATGGGTGAGATGCCAATGTCAATGCAGGTCAAACTGCTGCGTACGTTAGAAGAACGCGTATTGCGACCAGTCGGATCTGATAAGGAATTACCGTTTGATGTCCGGGTCATCTGTGCTACCAATCGCGATCTCGAATCGGCGGTCTCTGACGGAAAGTTTCGGGAAGATCTGTTCTACCGCATTAACGTGATCGGATTGCACTTGCCACCCCTTCGCTCTCGCGGGACCGACGTGTTACGCTTAGCGGAACACTTTCTCAAACAGTTTTCCACTGCTGAAAACAAACATGTTACGGATCTGGCAGAGGGAGTGGCAGAAAAACTGCTCCAGTATCACTGGCCCGGAAACATTCGCGAATTACGAAACGTGATGGAACGTGCGGTTGCATTAACCCGGCACGATAAGATTACCGTTGCCGACTTGCCAGAGAAGATTACGAACTATCAGAGTAATCAAATCCTGATTGACGGACTGGACCCCGAGGAACTTGTCTCACTGGAAGAACTTGAACGCCGCTACATCACCCATGTACTGGAAGCGACCGGCGGCAACCAAAGCCAGGCCGCACGCATCCTCGGCCTCGATAGAAAAACCATCTACCGCAAACTCAAACAGAATGAGTCCGAATAA
- a CDS encoding sensor histidine kinase: MKLAAKLILIFMVGVLGIVALFSWQTVRQQRAWSQQSNEDSAVDLVHALKPTIEQAYRDGGTVRIQQAIEVTRRTTSGPAMRWIAPEKSDDAQEGSDNLSSDTETLSRSISSISISDKDGKTKQLTYVPLTLSGDVPGAVEVATPLLNSEANVRRSFQASILSLFGVTLLSGFVIYWGGLKLVASPLRKLMKQVEQIGKGEFGQPPAISSNDEFGQLAFAISEMSYRLQEQRATIEAETETRLQTQQQLRHIDRLGTVGTLAAGVAHELGTPLNVVSGRAGLISSGQLSEADVRSSAQTIQKETERMTAIIRQLLDFARRTGTEQASIDLIRLAQQTCELMQPLAMKAHVELIVSANENLPVNTVGDPGQLQQVITNLISNAIQAIPDGGKIRITVHSEDIQPPAMIESELNRFACLEVIDTGTGMTNIETEHVFEPFYTTKDVGEGTGLGLSIAYGIVREHGGWIDVASEKDQGTTFRVWLPLDNQKDEQ; encoded by the coding sequence ATGAAACTGGCAGCTAAACTGATTCTGATATTCATGGTGGGAGTTCTGGGGATTGTCGCCTTGTTCTCCTGGCAGACCGTCAGGCAGCAACGCGCATGGTCGCAACAATCGAATGAAGACAGTGCCGTCGATCTGGTGCATGCTCTCAAACCTACCATAGAACAGGCTTATCGCGACGGCGGTACGGTGCGGATTCAGCAGGCAATAGAGGTGACACGCCGCACGACTTCAGGACCTGCGATGCGTTGGATCGCTCCGGAGAAATCAGATGATGCCCAAGAAGGCTCAGACAATCTCTCCTCTGATACGGAAACGCTTTCTCGCAGCATTTCAAGCATATCGATTTCCGATAAAGACGGAAAAACGAAACAGTTAACTTATGTACCACTCACCCTTTCCGGAGACGTTCCAGGCGCAGTCGAAGTCGCAACGCCGCTGTTGAATTCCGAGGCGAATGTTCGCCGTTCGTTTCAAGCCTCGATCTTATCCTTATTCGGCGTGACACTTCTTTCCGGTTTCGTGATCTACTGGGGGGGACTCAAGCTCGTCGCCAGTCCATTACGCAAGCTGATGAAACAGGTTGAACAGATTGGCAAGGGAGAATTCGGTCAACCTCCGGCGATTTCTTCAAATGACGAATTTGGTCAACTTGCATTCGCAATCAGTGAGATGAGTTATCGTTTGCAGGAACAGCGGGCGACAATTGAAGCGGAAACCGAAACCAGACTGCAGACACAGCAGCAACTTCGCCACATCGATCGACTGGGAACGGTCGGTACACTGGCGGCCGGCGTCGCGCATGAACTGGGCACACCATTAAATGTAGTTTCGGGGCGGGCAGGTTTAATTTCCAGTGGACAGCTTTCTGAAGCGGATGTCCGTTCCAGCGCACAGACCATTCAGAAAGAAACCGAACGCATGACGGCCATTATCCGTCAGTTGCTCGATTTTGCCCGCCGCACAGGAACCGAGCAGGCGTCGATTGATCTCATACGCCTGGCTCAACAGACGTGCGAACTGATGCAGCCACTGGCAATGAAAGCACATGTGGAATTAATAGTCAGTGCGAATGAAAACTTACCAGTCAACACAGTCGGGGATCCCGGGCAGTTGCAACAGGTCATCACCAACCTGATCAGTAACGCGATCCAGGCAATTCCCGACGGTGGAAAAATCAGGATTACAGTGCATTCAGAAGATATTCAGCCACCGGCGATGATTGAATCAGAATTAAATCGCTTTGCCTGCCTGGAAGTGATCGATACCGGAACCGGTATGACTAATATCGAAACAGAGCATGTATTTGAGCCATTCTATACGACAAAAGATGTCGGCGAAGGAACGGGTTTGGGACTTTCCATTGCTTATGGAATTGTCCGTGAGCATGGCGGCTGGATTGATGTTGCAAGTGAGAAAGATCAGGGAACAACCTTTCGTGTGTGGTTGCCGTTAGACAATCAGAAAGATGAGCAATGA
- a CDS encoding BatD family protein, translated as MDHTKNYIRAILTILTVGIAGSSAFAGDVSMSLSSREAYVGSPIQMQIAIKNAKDYEQPALPQIDGIEIRSAGSPSQSSQVTIINGRRSESRSVILNYLITPRRAGTFEIPPLKFKVDGKDVETEAIRIIATKSETGDLLFVELEGKKEKVFVGQPLEMVLRIYIKPYRDQDHELTLSEGDMWNMISDQTAWGSFQKRIEEMANSRQRPGGKEVLHDNGQGEERAYYMYEITAKVYPTKAGKISGDDLQIVVNYPTALGRSRDPFDRFFEDSPFGGGFMSSPFSNRLSVASSRPVVAGATVDATEVIPVPTEGRPADYRGAVGQYNIVTQASPVNVHAGDSITLNLGIVGTGPMELVQAPPLSELPELKEFKVSNQPLAGYVKDDSKVFSTTIRPRQAGITEIPAIPFSFFNPETEQFETVHSSPIKITVEKADSLALDSIVGAKSTNSKQQNATQNAISLTPSFINFDAPSVLISQQPQSAWNWWWLAVVVPPVMWVITLITRYRHWIAEHLPSLRSPQARCFTQISNAKDQTVIAHALLQYIQKMFPARKSAAVAENLDETSSTIGAIRAAGFYELAAEAEALLEQLSHSNISYGAPVDLEEQRSTALEFLSRLADQINSQSSRRIRRSQKSKDKLKKHARFSQPAAMLLGLVLASAASTAMANDITATGLSSEPHVQLDQSQREVILNDASESYRNGLSLAETNAADAKDLFLRAAKKYQLLVDSGISNADLYFNLGNAYLQSNQLGRAIANYNRALKIEPDNRQFQVNLNAAQGMVKTADTPQKLSGPDESLLLKLKNGNADLIKLVGQQTVIAVLVISSLAFWGLLILRTMDHKLSLWKFGTLPGLLLLVSLVSIYLHTGNTAPQGNAVIVEQHLKLHAGDGEQFAEVAVLDSAEGHRVQTLAHRGTWTQIETAQGQTGWVPDRVLELL; from the coding sequence ATGGATCATACAAAAAATTATATTCGCGCCATACTGACCATACTCACTGTTGGGATTGCAGGCAGTTCTGCGTTTGCCGGTGATGTATCAATGAGCCTCTCATCTCGCGAAGCCTATGTTGGCTCTCCGATTCAGATGCAGATCGCCATCAAGAATGCGAAGGATTATGAACAGCCCGCTTTACCACAAATCGACGGAATCGAAATACGTTCTGCCGGATCGCCATCGCAAAGTTCTCAGGTAACGATTATCAACGGCCGCCGCAGTGAAAGCCGTAGTGTGATTCTGAATTACCTGATCACGCCGCGTCGCGCAGGCACATTCGAGATCCCTCCGCTGAAATTTAAAGTGGATGGAAAAGACGTCGAAACCGAAGCGATCAGGATCATCGCTACAAAAAGTGAAACCGGTGACCTGTTATTTGTAGAGCTTGAAGGGAAAAAAGAGAAGGTGTTTGTGGGACAGCCACTGGAAATGGTTCTGAGGATTTACATCAAGCCATATCGCGACCAGGATCACGAGTTGACCCTCTCAGAAGGTGATATGTGGAATATGATCTCCGATCAGACGGCATGGGGCAGTTTCCAGAAACGCATTGAAGAAATGGCAAACAGCCGTCAGCGTCCTGGCGGAAAAGAAGTATTGCACGATAACGGTCAAGGCGAAGAACGTGCCTATTACATGTATGAGATTACTGCGAAGGTCTACCCGACCAAGGCTGGCAAAATATCTGGCGATGATCTGCAGATCGTGGTGAACTATCCCACAGCATTGGGACGCTCACGAGATCCGTTCGATCGTTTCTTCGAAGACAGTCCCTTCGGTGGAGGTTTTATGTCCTCCCCATTCAGTAATCGGTTATCAGTTGCATCTTCAAGGCCAGTGGTAGCAGGGGCCACAGTTGATGCCACCGAAGTGATACCGGTACCAACGGAAGGTCGCCCTGCAGATTATCGCGGCGCGGTCGGACAGTACAATATCGTTACCCAGGCATCACCCGTTAATGTGCATGCAGGCGATTCGATTACCTTGAATCTGGGTATCGTCGGTACTGGTCCGATGGAACTGGTACAGGCTCCGCCTTTGTCTGAGTTACCCGAGTTGAAAGAATTCAAGGTTTCGAATCAGCCCCTGGCAGGCTATGTCAAAGATGACAGTAAAGTCTTCTCGACAACAATTCGTCCACGTCAGGCAGGTATCACGGAGATCCCTGCGATCCCATTCAGTTTCTTCAATCCGGAAACCGAACAGTTTGAAACCGTACACTCATCCCCGATCAAGATTACCGTGGAAAAAGCAGATTCGCTCGCATTGGACTCTATTGTGGGCGCTAAAAGCACGAATTCGAAACAACAGAACGCAACACAAAATGCAATTTCGCTTACACCGAGTTTCATCAATTTCGATGCACCCAGTGTACTCATTTCTCAACAGCCACAGTCTGCCTGGAACTGGTGGTGGCTGGCAGTTGTTGTGCCACCGGTGATGTGGGTCATCACTTTGATCACCAGGTATCGACACTGGATTGCAGAACATCTGCCGTCACTGCGATCACCACAGGCTCGCTGCTTCACACAAATCTCAAATGCGAAGGATCAGACAGTGATTGCTCATGCATTACTGCAATACATACAGAAAATGTTTCCTGCGAGAAAGTCCGCGGCAGTCGCTGAGAATCTCGATGAGACTTCTTCAACCATCGGAGCGATACGTGCTGCGGGATTCTACGAACTGGCAGCGGAAGCAGAAGCGCTGCTCGAGCAGCTCAGTCACAGTAATATCAGCTATGGAGCCCCGGTTGACCTGGAAGAACAAAGATCGACAGCGCTCGAATTTCTGAGCCGGTTAGCCGACCAGATCAATTCACAGTCGAGTCGCCGTATTCGTCGCTCACAGAAATCGAAGGACAAACTGAAGAAACACGCCAGGTTCTCACAACCCGCCGCTATGCTGCTGGGGCTGGTGCTGGCATCTGCTGCATCGACAGCGATGGCAAACGATATCACTGCGACGGGACTGTCGTCTGAGCCGCACGTTCAGCTTGATCAGTCACAGCGGGAAGTTATTCTCAATGATGCGAGCGAGTCATATCGGAACGGGCTCTCTCTTGCAGAGACAAACGCGGCCGATGCAAAAGATCTGTTTCTGCGTGCAGCAAAAAAATATCAGTTGCTGGTTGACTCTGGAATTTCGAATGCTGACCTGTACTTCAACCTGGGTAATGCATATCTGCAATCCAATCAACTGGGTCGCGCAATTGCGAATTACAATCGGGCATTGAAGATCGAACCGGACAATCGGCAGTTTCAGGTGAATCTCAACGCAGCACAAGGCATGGTGAAAACAGCAGATACGCCGCAAAAACTCTCTGGTCCTGACGAGAGTCTGCTGTTAAAATTGAAAAACGGGAATGCGGACTTAATCAAGCTGGTTGGTCAGCAGACCGTTATCGCTGTGCTGGTTATTTCATCTCTCGCGTTTTGGGGACTCCTGATTTTACGGACCATGGATCATAAACTGTCATTATGGAAATTCGGCACTCTGCCCGGCTTACTCTTATTGGTGTCCCTGGTTTCCATATACCTGCATACTGGTAACACTGCTCCGCAGGGAAATGCGGTCATTGTTGAACAACATTTGAAATTACATGCCGGAGACGGAGAACAATTCGCAGAAGTCGCTGTTTTGGATTCTGCCGAAGGACATCGAGTACAAACACTGGCGCACCGGGGAACCTGGACGCAAATTGAAACCGCACAAGGCCAGACAGGATGGGTTCCTGATCGTGTGCTCGAACTGCTATGA
- a CDS encoding DUF1552 domain-containing protein: protein MNNKINRRRFVLRSIAGSLALPGLPSLMSSALAGNSAIAQSRGAGAGAQRFVAVGNLLGFQLKHFFPEKTGKEFEETTLLKPLAANRNQLTVYRGLDHGLRGGHFAVHTFLSGLLHHESKNRTDGNVTIDQFIADEIGNQTRFPSLTVGSEGGIHGGCQLSWTKSGVRVPPITGPAELFDRLFVADSKQVQARKVKENSLQESILDSIHDEARSLSKRVNSEDKAKLDEYFSSIRDVEKRLKLRQIWSDQPKPQAPFDKPADKNTVEDLPMLYELIALALQTDSTRIATLEIGGSFLPQHLGINKSYHGLSHHGNNDESIGYLVTLEQYQIEQFGKFLTRLAGIPDGEQTLLDSTAVLFGSGMGNANSHTNSDLPIILAGGGYATGEFRKVPSKGPGKVPLCNLFLDIAQKMGVEKDSFGTSTGRFS from the coding sequence ATGAACAATAAAATCAATCGCCGTCGATTCGTTCTCCGTTCCATTGCCGGATCTCTTGCTCTGCCTGGGCTGCCCTCTCTGATGAGCAGCGCACTCGCGGGGAACTCAGCGATTGCCCAGTCTCGGGGAGCCGGTGCGGGTGCACAACGGTTTGTCGCGGTTGGAAACTTGCTCGGTTTTCAACTGAAGCATTTTTTCCCTGAGAAAACCGGTAAAGAGTTTGAAGAAACCACGTTGCTCAAACCGCTCGCAGCGAATCGCAATCAACTGACCGTTTATCGTGGACTTGATCATGGATTGCGCGGCGGTCACTTTGCCGTGCATACGTTCCTGTCAGGTTTGCTCCATCATGAGTCTAAAAACCGTACAGACGGCAATGTCACAATTGATCAATTCATCGCGGATGAAATCGGTAATCAGACCCGATTTCCGTCACTCACGGTCGGGTCAGAAGGGGGCATCCATGGTGGTTGTCAACTCTCATGGACCAAGTCAGGTGTGCGGGTCCCACCAATTACAGGCCCTGCTGAATTGTTTGACCGACTGTTCGTTGCCGATTCCAAACAGGTCCAGGCAAGGAAAGTAAAAGAGAACTCACTGCAGGAGTCGATTCTGGATTCCATTCACGACGAAGCCCGTTCGCTTTCGAAACGAGTTAACAGCGAAGACAAGGCAAAACTCGATGAATATTTCAGTTCCATTCGCGATGTCGAAAAACGTCTGAAACTCCGCCAGATCTGGTCCGATCAGCCCAAGCCGCAGGCCCCCTTTGACAAGCCCGCCGATAAGAACACCGTCGAAGACCTGCCGATGCTCTACGAGTTGATCGCCCTGGCTCTCCAGACCGATTCCACACGGATTGCCACTCTGGAAATCGGCGGCAGCTTTTTGCCTCAGCACCTGGGTATCAATAAGTCCTACCATGGTCTTTCGCATCATGGTAACAACGATGAGTCGATCGGGTACCTGGTTACTCTTGAACAATATCAGATTGAGCAGTTTGGCAAATTCCTGACTCGTCTGGCGGGAATCCCTGACGGCGAGCAGACCCTGCTTGATTCGACCGCGGTCCTGTTCGGCAGCGGCATGGGAAATGCCAATTCACACACCAACTCAGATCTCCCCATTATTCTGGCAGGAGGCGGGTATGCAACAGGTGAGTTCAGGAAAGTCCCCTCCAAAGGACCAGGCAAGGTCCCGTTGTGCAACCTCTTCCTG